In the Anguilla anguilla isolate fAngAng1 chromosome 7, fAngAng1.pri, whole genome shotgun sequence genome, one interval contains:
- the LOC118231131 gene encoding nanos homolog 1-like yields MDFLNHNYLNARSPYDYTFNFWNDYLGLSTLVTKNKNSAPQSPNSITESLKATLGLDDSPACSCVIGGSSEGGHLECCCPSASPPPTSILDLKERFSIFSPFQNQSAGVPQQDRESGFGGSFAGFDLFGMERKMRKQTPRNKQEPKICVFCRNNGAPEEVYGSHVLKTPDGRVVCPILRAYTCPLCSANGDNAHTIKYCPLSKDQPAQRPLKGGRAVGGKRLKIF; encoded by the coding sequence atggattttttaaatcacaactaTTTGAACGCTCGCTCCCCTTACGACTACACATTCAATTTCTGGAACGACTATTTGGGTCTCTCGACGTTGGTCACGAAGAACAAGAACAGCGCGCCCCAAAGTCCCAATTCCATCACGGAGTCTCTGAAAGCGACTCTGGGCTTGGACGATTCCCCGGCGTGCTCGTGCGTTATCGGGGGCAGCAGCGAAGGTGGACACTTGGAATGCTGCTGCCCTTCCGCGAGTCCTCCGCCTACCTCCATCCTCGATTTGAAAGAGCGCTTCTCCATTTTTAGCCCTTTCCAGAACCAAAGTGCCGGCGTGCCACAGCAGGACAGAGAATCCGGTTTTGGAGGGAGCTTCGCCGGTTTCGACCTTTTCGGCATGGAGCGAAAGATGCGCAAGCAGACGCCGAGGAATAAGCAGGAACCCAAGATCTGCGTCTTCTGTCGGAATAATGGAGCGCCCGAGGAGGTGTACGGCTCCCATGTACTGAAAACGCCAGACGGGAGGGTCGTTTGTCCCATTCTCAGGGCTTATACTTGTCCCCTATGCAGTGCCAATGGGGACAATGCCCATACCATAAAATACTGTCCGCTTTCCAAAGATCAGCCCGCACAACGGCCACTTAAGGGAGGGAGAGCGGTGGGGGGTAAGAGGCTCAAAATATTCTAA